In the genome of Panulirus ornatus isolate Po-2019 chromosome 43, ASM3632096v1, whole genome shotgun sequence, the window ACCATGACAACACAACTgacaaccattacaacacaagtgacaaccattacaacacaacTGACAACCATTACAACACGAGTGACAACCATGACAACACAACTAACAACCATGACAACACAAGTGACAACCATTACAACACGAGTGACAACCATGACAACACAAGTGACAACCATTACAACACGAGTGACAACCATGACAACACAAGTGACAACCATTACAACTACGTTGTTAGTAGTTATTCACAATCGTATTACTTAACTGCTCCACCTCTTCACTGCTCCCCTGATGTTGTAAACCTAAACTGACTTGCTTTCTCTGTAACTATTGTATCAGATTGACGCATCGGTCGTTACTACAGTGGAGAGCAGTCACTGGTTACACCTCTGTCCTACGAAAAGAAATTGCCTTTGatattataagaaaaaaatcacaatTGTCTCAAATATCATACTCATGagactggtgttaccggactcctcacGCTCAAGTAGAGGAAAGTCACCTttgttgaggctgtatcattgggagtatagtctcgtcaaagaacttctcacattaaaagagtctccatttcccctgctactggaagcagcgcagtctTTGGGCTGCAAGAGCCATCAGAAATATCCTTGGTAACACCGGGAGTCTTTCACAGAAAATGGTTTAGCCATCATCATTTACCTTCAACCAACAGAAATACAGAGATAATTTCCAAACCCGGGTTAACGGGTGTAAAAGATTGGAAGGATTGGGAAATAATTCCGATTTGAATGTAATATCTGTAGTgcacattttttttgtgtgtactaATGATTGATttatggggagaaaaaaagatcatcGAAAAGATATTACCTCAACCAGAGAGCACTTTATTTTGACCTGAAGATATCTACGCACAGCAGGTCGTATTTCGCTGATCAGTTGTGTAAATACACTCTCTAGCCCCGGTGGTTCAAGCGTATCAACAAGGTTTAACTAAATCtgccttcaatctccaattttgGTGCCCTTAAAACTATCATCCATGCAGGACCTGTACGTACTGATGGAATGCATACGGTAATACCCGCTAAAGAATCGCGGGAATTTTACTTGCTTACAAGTGTCAACCAATTGTCTTAATGCTTTCGTCTAGACACTTGGTACGTTAGTGAATAAATCCAGATTTTGGAATGACATGGATTTCAAAGAGTCTGGATTTGAAGATAATTACTCTACCCCAAAGTCTGTTCTATAGGTAGTTCATCGTCTAAGCCACACATACAACCTTTGGTAACTGGAGGCAATATGTGAATTCGTAATTACCAATAGAGTCATCATTCTCTTTGGGACATATCACAACTGCTCTCAGAGATTGATAAACAGAAGCGCAGCACTTCGGAAGCTTCTCTCGCAACCAGTTGCCTTAGCTAAACTGGTACATAAAGAAAAACCACGCTCATATTTCCGTTGGGACCGCAGTAAATATCTAGATACCATTACTATCACAGATagaaggagaactaaaagatgaaTCTTCGATGGTACACCCGCTCCCAGAAGCCCAGCGACGAGCTGGTGGAACTACCTTCCTTCCCCCGCGCTTGGAGACCAAACACTGATACCTCTTGGAACAAAGCATAGCCCGCGCACTGATTGCCACCTGCCGTCTCAGACCAACGGTGCTTTCAAACCTTTCGCCACAGTACCTCCCGTTCAAGGCCACAACCCAAGTCACTGTTACCTGCAGACGCGAAAGAAAAACCCGCGCTACAAAAACCTCCGCCGCAAGGTCGCTGTGCAAACCTGTGTTGCCTCTAGATAAAAACAAATCCCACGAGAATTGAGAGTCATTCTTCTAAACTCTCGGACAGACTGAGTCACACAAAGACCACTACAGGTCACTGATAACCATTATTCATGCCGAAAACTGCTTTCCATAGGTCCAACCAAACCCACCGATGTTTTTTCAAGAAGCCAcacaaagaaagacacaggacTGTCCCGTATGATAAATTTCCAGAGCCCCGAGAAGGTAAGGTCTACTTCGGGTTTACTTATTGGACACATCGAAGCTACATGTTAACTCAGGTAGCTGAGTGTCTCAACCAGACTACGCAGATCCCAGTGGCACCCACCACTCACCTTGACTCGACGTCTGCCTGACCGTGCATTACTCCCGAAACTTGCCAACGTCCTCCGCCCATGAAAGGATCTCCTCCCTCCTTTACCACATAGATTACGACAATCTCCGAAGAAATTCAGTCACCTTTAGGGATGGTACCAGGGGCGGCGTCGTGAGTCACCCACAAGAATGACCTCCTTGGGCAGCGCTCCCTCCAGGTGGATCCGACGTTCAAGACGGCTTCAGCCTCCTTGACCTGTCGTCTCTCACTCCTAGTTTTTCCATGACTCTCGCATCGTTCCAGTGCTTAGTAACTGGACTCAGTTTTTAACTGTGATAACCCAGCCTCTAGCAACAGTGAACACATTGCCTTCACCTGGTTTAACCGTGAGAATAATACCCTACCTTCACTAACACTGAACATATGATTCTGCCTTCAGTAACAGTGAACACATAGCACACGCAAGGAACCATATGCAACTGTGAAAGAAATGGCTTCACCTTAAGTGTGAACTCTTTATCTTCTTTAATAATGGAAAATTACCTGGCCATGATTAACAGTGAACGCTTGAAATTTTTTAGAATACCAAACAGATGAGGATAACCTGCTAGACCAAGTTCTCAGAACTGTTCATTATCAAATGGTCTTAGGCTCTGTCCTTTAGCTGAGCTTCTCAGGAAGCCTTCGGTAAAATCTGAGTCTCATAAAAACGTCCGTGAGCTTTTTAAGTTCTCTAAATAGTCAACTATAATTCTTTGGAACCTTTCCTTTACTTGAAGTTTTCAGAAACCGTGCTTTAGCTCGGAAATCTCCGTTACCTTAAGTTCTGCTACCACTGTCTGTTGGTTCAGATTCACAAAACTGTTTCGTTAGCTCAGGATCTAAGATACTCCTTGCTCGTTCAGGTTCTCGAGGGTGTACGAATGACCAAAATCCCCACAAATTGTCCGTTTGTGCTTCACAATAATAATCCGTTGGCTTAAGTTCACAGATATCTTAGTTAACTTAAGGTCTCAGAAAACTCGATTTAGCTCAGATTTCTTAGGCAGTCCGTTAGCTCAGGTTCGTAGACTTCGTCCATCACCGCAGGTTTTCAGATCTCTCTGGCAGCTAAGGTCTGGAAGGAAAACTCGAATACTCTGGTTGTCAGAACTGTCCGTTGGCTATCTTTCTTAAAACCATCCGTTTCAAAAAACTTTTGGAATTCTTCGTTCGTTCAAGCGTTTGATAGATTCGCTTTTTTATCGTTCTCAAAATCTATCCTCTTCCTCTCGTTCTCAAAAACCTCCTTTACCTCAAGTTTTCAAAAACCTCCTTTACCTCAAGTTCTCAAAAACCTTCTTTACCTCAAGTTCTCAAAAACCTCCTTTACCTCAAGTTCTCAAAAACCTCCTTTACCTCAAGTTCTCAAAAACCTCCTTTACCTCAAGTTCTCAAAAACCTCCTTTACATCAAGTTCTCAAAAACCTCCATCACCTCAAGTTCTCAAAAACCTCCTCTACCTCAAGTTCTTTAGAACCGTCCGTGAATTCAAGCTTTCAGGACCATCCATATCCTTTAACTCCTAGGACTTTCTCAATTCCTGAAGAGCGTCCGTTGGCGCTTGTTCACAGAACCGTCCATCTCATATCCAAAGATGGTCAGGCTTCACATCTCATTAATAGGagcaacatatgtgtgtgtgtgtgtgtgtgtgtgtgtgtgtaatcaactcAAGTAATTTGTAATAAACTATTTGTACGTACTTGAGGGAGATATACATCATCAGGGCATCATTAATTCTTTCTGTCATACACTCTCATGAACATGATTCCACCTTCACTTGCTCCCAGACTTCGATGTCTTAGAGGCATTGATCTGCGGCGGTACGCGGCCCCGCGACCCCGCGCGCAAAAACAGAAAAGGTAGCTAGAAAGGTGGAGTACGGAGTCGCAAACTGGGTCGGTGCTATGGAAAACTGGTTCCAAGGTTAGCTGGATCCAGGGAGAGCGGCACTATATATAAGGACTCCCAGCTTCACTTCCATATCACACTCCACCATGAAGCTCCTGGTGAGTCCTGCAAACACCTCTCTTGTGTGTCTCATCTGTATTAGTGTAGTGCTGAACTTAACCACAATATTAGCCAGCCCTCGACAGTGACCAACTAGGCTGTAGAGTGTGATGCTGGTGTGCGAGCACAACTCTTGAGTGATGCAGTGTTTGGCACGGGCCAGTCCCACTTTGTTGACCCATCCTGTCGTTCGGGGAAGAACGATAAGAACTTTATATACTGCCAGGGAGCCAAATATTCTCAGAGAAAACCATTATGACGACACCGTTACCACAGGCCTCATCCCTCCTATACTGGCAACATTCTGCACGGTCCTGTGTGATGTGAATGTTCTGTTTAGTACATGTCGCGCTACAGGAAAAGAATCAATGGCTTTCATCTCGTGATGTTGTGGGAATACCTGTATAGCATGAGAAAGGctagtgatggtgtgggaacaCAAAACATGGGTGATATCTTCCTTGTGTTACGGTAACACGAGTCATGGTTGAAAGGTTTATGTGTTTCGGTGAAGGATGGCAGTGGATGAGTGGTACAGGTTGTTGTAGCAGCGCTAGAAATGCCTAAATGATGTATGGTGTTAAAGGCCGTAGTATCAGGAAACTGCCAACGTCAGTTCTTTGTTCCTCAACATCAGCGTTCCTCTCACACTCGTGCACCAAGAGCGTCACTGAGACAAGAGCCCGAAGTCAAAGTTTCTGTTCTCAATAACTCTGTCTGAAGGATCCGGACACAACAACTTGCCGAACAGTGAAATGGATCGAGAGCGAATGCAGCTGTGCCTCAACCAAGGATAAAGCAGCTCTTCATATGATAACCCAATAACATTAATATTGCTAAACTTTATCAGTTCCTCTTGTCTTCCGTGGCAGCCCATATTTTGTCATGTCTATACTTTCTAAATGTAACTTAGTGACTTCTTGTGTTTCAGATTCTCGTCTCCTTGATCGCGGCCGTGGCGGCTGACACGCTCCAGACCTACAGCCTTCCAACACCCTCAGGTCCAAGACTTACCTTAGGTGGATCTGGATTAGTCTCCGGCGGCCCTGGAGTACTCGCGGGCAGCTCCGGGTTTGCCGCTGGGGGTTCTGGTTTTGTCTCTGGTGGACCAGGGTTCGTCACGGGAGCCTCTGGTTTCTCTGGGGGAAGTTGCGGTCCAGGCCAGGTCCTTCACGTGGACGGCAGCTGCGTCACACCTCACGTCACCCGAAACTTCTTCGTGTACAATGCCCCACCAACGGCGCCGATCGTGGGTCCACCACCGCACGTTCCTCTGCCAGAAGTGAAACATAATGTTATATTCGTTCACGCCCCCGAAGCTGTCGTGGACCATAAACCCATTGTCGTGCCACCACCCCAGCAGGCCAACACCGTCTACTTCCTCCACAGGCGACCACAagtggatcaggaggtcatccaCGTGCCAGAAGGAGAACAAGAGACTCCAGAAGTGTTCTTCGTCTCCTACAGAGATGGCGAGAACCCAACTCTTCCCACGGGTGAGAAACTCCAGGATGCCCTCAGCGCCGCCGCTCAAGGTGGCGGTCAGATTATCGGCAGTGGTGGCCTTGGCGTTGGAGCTGGCATCGGCATTGGAGGAGGCATTGGTGCTGATTTTGACGATGGTGTCGGCATCGGCATCGGCATTGGCGGAGGCGGTGGTTCGTACGGCGTCACCACCCCGTCCTCTCTATACTCTGCACCTTAAATGATCCTGCCAACATCAGCCACACTGCCTGCTGCCCTCCAGCCTTGACTGCACATCAAAGATTTTCACTTATCCCATTCAACTCCCTTCCTCTATCTACCAGACTTTCCGCTTCTGATTATTGTAATATTTATTCTACTAATAAGATTATATTTTTCAGTAAACAAATATGAGAagttcaaaatatcttttattccaCATACTTCCAAAATGCTAGAATACTCGTATACTTTTGTATGACTAATCTTGACTCAAGAAGAACAAGTTCCTTTGAAGGCACATAGTAAACCACACTCATAGATATCCATTCTCCTGGATCTTGATCCAACATTTACGATTCTTCTCATAAGGGGACGTATTAAGGTATATGTCGTAATGAAAAATGGAATCGAAGATTATGTGGACGTCTTTCCTTCCATTACTAAGTGATGGAACTGCATAAACTTCACTGCAAACACCTGTGCGTTGGAAAACATTTGTTCTGTTGACACCTGTTGCCAAAATTGGGAAAGTAAGGTTCTGGTTGGTTGAGGTCATATCCAAAATGTGTTTTGGGAGGTCCGTGTGTgggcagtgtagtggtggagTGCCTGTGTGgacttgattctgttgtggatcagttttcgAACACTTTGAATACTCATGACAGTAGTAATAAAGGACGAAaagatgagagggggaggagttaTGGAACTTGGATGGTTCTGGGTTGGGTAGTATGTTGGAAAGTTTCAGATAattgggattttgttgtgtagatAAAGCAGATGAGGATATTTGTGAGTACTTGGACTGCATTTGGGTTAAAGTTGTTTATGTGGGAGTTTAATATCATGTTAAAGACACTTGTAAGTGAACTTTTCAAGGTCTTTATTCAGAtggtttttgaatgtgtgtgggtgtgagggatgggtgagCAGTTTCTAAGGGGAGGTTTCTTTCCAGACTTCTTCTGTTTAGGGGTTGTAGCTGCGTCGTAACTACCTAATGTCTCATGCGTATGTCTCTGTGTTGTTTGGGAATAGGAATGTTGCTATTTTAAGGTAGAAGTGTTTTCATGGGTTATGTGGATTTTCTGAATGGTACCCTAGACTTAGTTGGTGTTCGAGTCTGTCTAGGTTCCCATTGTAAATTGACGTAGTTCTCTTCGCTTTACATCTCCTTAATAacctttccttcatcttcatttATATTCAGGTCGAAGTCCGTAACTTCTGGCAAGTATTTATAGacgtagaagaaaaaagaaaatggttccaAAGCAGTAGAATTCTGCGACAATCCACTGGTGATCCCAACCATATCGTTAAGGCTCTATTGACATACGttcgctgttccttcttccaCTAAGCTCATCTTCTACCAAACGAATGACTATTTCCCTCGTATCTTCAAGGTGTTTCCAGCTTCGTAGTCAGGTTCCCAAATGCTCTCTGGTAGTCCAAATGCAAACAGTCTACTCGGTCTTGTCtttttcccagagagagagagagagagagagagagagagagagagaattattcttccataaacaaatgataAGCACGTAAATCAAGAGTAAATTGTCAGTTTGAAAGAAGTGGAGCTCTCTAAGGTGCACCTCCTTCTCAAACCGTCATTAGTCCCTCCCTACATGATCTACAAATACCTCCCACACTGCAGGTCGCATGGTCATATCATAACACCCTGACACTACTCAAGCGACGACTGACACGCGACATGACGCCACACGTACAAATATATTGGCTCTTTGAGCCCAGAAGGTC includes:
- the LOC139762444 gene encoding uncharacterized protein isoform X1 yields the protein MKLLILVSLIAAVAADTLQTYSLPTPSGPRLTLGGSGLVSGGPGVLAGSSGFAAGGSGFVSGGPGFVTGASGFSGGSCGPGQVLHVDGSCVTPHVTRNFFVYNAPPTAPIVGPPPHVPLPEVKHNVIFVHAPEAVVDHKPIVVPPPQQANTVYFLHRRPQVDQEVIHVPEGEQETPEVFFVSYRDGENPTLPTGEKLQDALSAAAQGGGQIIGSGGLGVGAGIGIGGGIGADFDDGVGIGIGIGGGGGSYGVTTPSSLYSAP
- the LOC139762444 gene encoding uncharacterized protein isoform X2, encoding MIKILVSLIAAVAADTLQTYSLPTPSGPRLTLGGSGLVSGGPGVLAGSSGFAAGGSGFVSGGPGFVTGASGFSGGSCGPGQVLHVDGSCVTPHVTRNFFVYNAPPTAPIVGPPPHVPLPEVKHNVIFVHAPEAVVDHKPIVVPPPQQANTVYFLHRRPQVDQEVIHVPEGEQETPEVFFVSYRDGENPTLPTGEKLQDALSAAAQGGGQIIGSGGLGVGAGIGIGGGIGADFDDGVGIGIGIGGGGGSYGVTTPSSLYSAP